In one Lolium rigidum isolate FL_2022 chromosome 3, APGP_CSIRO_Lrig_0.1, whole genome shotgun sequence genomic region, the following are encoded:
- the LOC124699360 gene encoding uncharacterized protein At1g76070-like produces the protein MATRRDLGGEPPDSTRLRIGDDVAWVDVGGVYDRDDSLKENTNPKCLLKSHNPTAPGQHHHHHHHTGGGGSQRFSGNLKPTAAPIIGLSGKLGGGRRSHQQHPPAMFPKKAKTGGGGRNPRAAVPEDEPSSPKVSCIGKVLSERERARRCPRPPPSEKPPRPPGGCCPGFGFMMRRSRSRKSAVESVDWSPPPAPPAARLRDNKAFQAEEAAPAPAPGLAGVMRFASGRRAADWAAEMEVDDRVARSGPL, from the coding sequence atggcgACCAGGCGCGACCTCGGCGGCGAGCCGCCGGACTCCACGCGGCTGCGCATCGGCGACGACGTAGCCTGGGTGGACGTCGGCGGCGTGTACGACCGCGACGACTCCCTCAAGGAGAACACCAACCCCAAGTGCCTCCTCAAGAGCCACAACCCGACCGCGCCcgggcagcaccaccaccaccatcaccacaccggcggcggcggctcgcagCGCTTCTCCGGGAACCTCAAGCCGACGGCGGCGCCCATCATCGGCCTCTCGGGGAAgctgggcggcgggcggcggtccCACCAGCAGCACCCGCCGGCCATGTTCCCCAAGAAGGCCAagacgggcggcggcgggcgcaacCCTCGCGCCGCCGTCCCGGAGGACGAGCCCAGCTCCCCCAAGGTCTCCTGCATCGGGAAGGTGCTCTCGGAGCGCGAGAGGGCGCGCCGCTGCCCCCGCCCGCCGCCCTCGGAGAAGCCGCCGCGGCCTCCCGGCGGCTGCTGCCCCGGGTTCGGGTTCATGATGCGACGCAGCCGCTCGCGGAAGAGCGCCGTGGAGAGCGTCGACTGGTCCCCGCCTCCCGCGCCCCCGGCGGCGAGGCTCAGGGACAACAAGGCGTTCCAGGCGGAGGAGGCCGCGCCTGCGCCGGCGCCGGGGCTGGCCGGGGTCATGCGGTTCGCGtcggggaggcgggcggcggactgGGCGGCGGAGATGGAGGTGGACGACCGCGTGGCCAGATCTGGGCCGTTGTAG
- the LOC124699362 gene encoding alpha carbonic anhydrase 7-like translates to MASRSAVLVLFVAVAASTVAVALGQPPAGPDYSYVPGTKTGPENWAKLSPKYGACNGGAPVRKQSPIDIVTKNAVSRPDLDSLNRTYVASDATLINDGKEISMTFTGKGKVGSVSIGGKSFSFKKLQWRTPSEHTINGKRHPLEVQLVHESDAGTGELAIIAILYKIGALDSFYFQLKRELAELAADRCNYGVEDAQSPMGLVHLRSLQKRTGSYFRYMGSLTAPPCTENVYWNVLGKVRQMTKEQLDMLLAPLPPAARQNARPVQPLNGRVVTFYNPPNSTISFPM, encoded by the exons ATGGCGTCCCGTAGTGCCGTCCTCGTCTTGTTTGTCGCCGTTGCGGCATCGACCGTCGCCGTCGCTCTCGGTCAGCCGCCGGCCGGGCCGGACTATAGCTACGTACCTGGGACGAAGACGGGTCCGGAGAACTGGGCGAAGCTGAGCCCCAAGTACGGCGCCTGCAACGGCGGCGCTCCCGTGAGGAAGCAGTCCCCCATCGACATCGTCACCAAGAACGCCGTGTCCCGGCCCGACCTCGACTCCCTCAACCGCACCTACGTCGCTTCCGACGCCACCCTCATCAACGACGGCAAAGAGATCTCG ATGACCTTCACCGGCAAGGGCAAGGTCGGCAGCGTGTCCATCGGCGGCAAGTCCTTCAGCTTCAAGAAGCTCCAGTGGCGCACGCCCTCGGAGCACACCATCAACGGCAAGCGCCACCCGCTGGAGGTCCAGCTCGTCCACGAGAGCGACGCCGGCACGGGCGAGCTCGCCATCATTGCCATCCTCTACAAGATCGGGGCGCTCGACTCCTTCTACTTCCAGCTCAAGAGGGAGCTGGCGGAGCTGGCTGCCGACCGGTGCAACTACGGCGTGGAGGACGCGCAATCGCCGATGGGGCTGGTGCACCTGCGCTCGCTGCAGAAGCGGACGGGGAGCTACTTCCGGTACATGGGCTCCCTGACGGCGCCGCCGTGCACGGAGAACGTGTACTGGAACGTCCTGGGCAAGGTGAGGCAGATGACCAAGGAGCAGCTCGACATGCTCCTCGCGCCACTGCCGCCCGCCGCAAGGCAGAACGCGCGCCCGGTGCAGCCACTAAACGGCAGGGTCGTCACATTTTACAACCCGCCCAACAGCACCATCTCCTTTCCGATGTGA